One stretch of Equus przewalskii isolate Varuska chromosome 9, EquPr2, whole genome shotgun sequence DNA includes these proteins:
- the CEBPA gene encoding CCAAT/enhancer-binding protein alpha, which translates to MESADFYEVEPRTPMSSHLQSPQHAPSSAAFGFPRGAGPAQPPAPPAAPEPLGGICEHETSIDISAYIDPAAFNDEFLADLFQHSRQQEKAKAAAAPAGGGGDFDYPGAPGGPGGAVMPGGAHGPPPGYGCTAAGYLDGRLEPLYERVGAPALRPLVIKQEPREEDEAKQLALAGLFPYQPPPPPPPHPHPPPAHLAAPHLQFQIAHCGQTTMHLQPGHPTPPPTPVPSPHPAPALGAAGLPGPGGALKGLSAAHPDLRAGGGGGGGSGSAGKAKKSVDKNSNEYRVRRERNNIAVRKSRDKAKQRNVETQQKVLELTSDNDRLRKRVEQLSRELDTLRGIFRQLPESSLVKAMGNCA; encoded by the coding sequence ATGGAGTCGGCCGACTTCTACGAGGTGGAGCCGCGGACCCCGATGAGCAGCCACCTCCAGAGTCCCCAGCACGCGCCCAGCAGCGCCGCCTTCGGCTTTCCCCGGGGCGCGGGCCCCGCGCAGCCCCCCGCCCCACCTGCCGCCCCGGAGCCCCTGGGCGGCATCTGCGAACACGAGACGTCCATCGACATCAGCGCCTACATCGACCCGGCCGCCTTCAACGACGAGTTCCTGGCCGACCTGTTCCAGCACAGCCGGCAGCAGGAGAAGGCCAAGGCGGCCGCGGCCCCTGCGGGAGGAGGCGGCGACTTTGACTACCCGGGCGCCCCCGGGGGCCCCGGCGGCGCCGTCATGCCCGGGGGGGCGCACGGCCCTCCCCCCGGCTACGGCTGCACGGCGGCCGGCTACCTGGACGGCAGGCTGGAGCCCCTGTACGAGCGCGTCGGGGCGCCGGCGCTGCGGCCGCTGGTGATCAAGCAGGAGCCGCGCGAGGAGGACGAGGCGAAGCAGCTGGCGCTGGCCGGCCTCTTCCCCTaccagccgccgccgccgccgcccccgcacCCGCACCCGCCGCCCGCGCACCTGGCCGCCCCGCACCTGCAGTTCCAGATCGCGCACTGCGGCCAGACCACCATGCACCTGCAGCCCGGCCACCCCACGCCGCCGCCCACGCCCGTGCCCAGCCCGCACCCCGCGCCCGCGCTCGGCGCCGCTGGCCTGCCAGGCCCCGGTGGTGCGCTCAAGGGGCTGAGCGCCGCGCACCCCGACCTccgcgcgggcggcggcggcggcggcggcagcggcagcgcAGGCAAAGCCAAGAAGTCGGTGGACAAGAACAGCAACGAGTACCGGGTACGGCGCGAGCGCAACAACATCGCGGTGCGCAAGAGCCGGGACAAGGCCAAGCAGCGCAACGTGGAGACGCAGCAGAAGGTGCTGGAGCTGACCAGTGACAATGACCGCCTGCGTAAGCGGGTGGAACAACTGAGCCGCGAACTGGACACGCTGCGGGGCATCTTCCGCCAGCTGCCCGAGAGCTCCCTGGTCAAGGCCATGGGCAACTGCGCGTGA